In Tenacibaculum pacificus, a single window of DNA contains:
- a CDS encoding phosphoribosyltransferase family protein produces MKYEIKKFNDGQVTAKILEKENLHVKIRGNSYEDLFRIATIKEAWDAENILNKTATAILTIYCLIGQRSDRRFNEKESFDLKVIANFINSMCFDKVEILHPHSSISLALINNSIEIKSYEFVKKAYHTIGNPILISPDAGAYKTTHEIAEKLKADLIPSNKVRIAGVPKITIQGDVKNKECLIVDDLADGGRTFNFLAKELKNQGATKVFLYVTHGQFNYGFDELKENINHIYCTNSYKDISDDFVTQFKVI; encoded by the coding sequence ATGAAATACGAAATAAAGAAATTTAATGACGGACAGGTAACAGCTAAAATCCTTGAAAAAGAAAATTTACATGTTAAAATAAGAGGAAATAGTTATGAAGATTTATTTCGTATTGCTACAATAAAAGAAGCTTGGGATGCCGAAAATATTTTAAATAAAACTGCTACAGCTATTTTAACTATTTATTGTTTGATAGGACAACGTTCTGATAGACGTTTTAATGAAAAAGAATCTTTTGATTTAAAAGTAATTGCTAATTTTATAAATTCAATGTGTTTTGATAAAGTTGAAATCTTACATCCGCATAGCTCAATAAGTTTAGCTTTAATTAATAATTCAATAGAAATAAAAAGTTATGAGTTTGTGAAAAAAGCATATCATACTATTGGAAATCCAATATTGATAAGCCCTGATGCAGGAGCATATAAAACAACACATGAAATAGCAGAAAAATTAAAAGCAGATTTAATTCCATCAAATAAAGTACGAATAGCAGGAGTACCAAAAATAACAATTCAAGGAGATGTTAAAAATAAAGAATGTTTAATTGTTGATGATTTAGCCGATGGCGGAAGAACTTTTAATTTTTTAGCCAAAGAATTGAAAAATCAAGGTGCTACTAAAGTATTTTTATACGTAACACACGGACAGTTTAATTATGGTTTTGATGAACTAAAAGAAAATATCAATCATATTTATTGTACGAATAGTTATAAAGATATTTCTGATGATTTTGTAACTCAATTTAAAGTGATTTAA
- a CDS encoding sodium:solute symporter, protein MQPLHIVLLILGYFGVLILISFLTGKSANNNTFFKADNSSPWYLVAFGMIGASLSGVTFISVPGWVEGQQMSYMQMVFGYVVGYAVIGLVLLPLYYRLNLTSIYTYLEDRFGSYSYKTGASFFLLSRTIGAAFRLFLVANVLQLILFDAYEIPFWVTVTITILLIWLYTFKGGIKTIVWTDTLQTLFMLIAVGVCIIMIKNSLQIDSLFTYISESKSAKMFFFDDIKAGNYFWNRFLSGAFIAIVMTGLDQDMMQKNLTCRNLKDAQKNMFWFTIVLVIVNFFFLALGVLLTDYANINGLDAHKDQLFPMIAMSGNLGLITSLFFLLGLIAAAYSSADSALTSLTTSFSIDILEIDKKTDEQEKEKIRKKIHILFSFILIATILVFKYFIADASVIAKIFQFAGYTYGPLLGLYAFGLFTKLNIKDKLVPIICIVSPIFTFLISYFSKTLFNFDFGFFVLVLNGLLTFFGLLMIKTSKKNQNA, encoded by the coding sequence ATGCAACCACTACATATTGTACTCCTCATTCTTGGTTATTTTGGAGTTTTAATTCTGATTTCTTTCCTTACAGGTAAATCGGCAAATAACAACACTTTTTTTAAAGCAGATAATTCTTCGCCTTGGTATTTAGTAGCCTTTGGTATGATTGGCGCTTCACTTTCTGGCGTTACTTTTATTTCAGTTCCTGGCTGGGTTGAAGGGCAACAAATGAGTTATATGCAAATGGTTTTTGGCTACGTGGTTGGTTACGCAGTTATCGGTTTAGTTTTGCTTCCGCTTTATTATCGCTTAAATTTAACATCAATATATACTTATTTAGAAGACCGTTTTGGAAGTTATTCCTATAAAACTGGTGCTTCTTTTTTCTTATTATCAAGAACTATTGGTGCGGCTTTTCGCTTATTTTTAGTAGCCAATGTTTTACAATTAATTTTGTTTGATGCTTACGAAATTCCGTTTTGGGTAACTGTAACGATTACCATTTTATTGATTTGGTTATACACTTTTAAAGGTGGTATAAAAACCATCGTGTGGACAGATACGCTACAAACTTTATTCATGTTAATTGCCGTTGGTGTTTGTATTATTATGATAAAAAACAGCCTACAAATTGACAGTTTATTTACGTATATATCTGAAAGTAAATCAGCTAAAATGTTCTTTTTTGATGATATAAAAGCAGGGAATTATTTTTGGAATCGGTTTTTATCTGGAGCATTTATAGCAATTGTTATGACAGGTTTAGATCAAGATATGATGCAGAAAAACTTAACGTGTCGTAATTTAAAAGATGCTCAAAAAAATATGTTTTGGTTTACGATTGTTTTAGTAATCGTTAATTTTTTCTTTTTAGCTTTGGGTGTTTTACTTACAGATTATGCCAATATTAACGGATTAGATGCACATAAAGACCAATTATTTCCGATGATTGCCATGAGTGGCAATTTAGGTTTGATAACTTCTTTATTCTTTTTATTAGGATTAATTGCCGCAGCATATTCAAGTGCCGATAGTGCTTTAACATCATTAACAACATCTTTTAGTATTGATATTTTAGAAATCGATAAAAAAACAGATGAACAAGAAAAAGAGAAAATCCGTAAGAAAATACACATTTTATTTTCATTTATATTAATCGCAACAATTTTAGTTTTCAAATATTTTATTGCAGATGCTAGTGTAATTGCTAAAATATTTCAATTTGCGGGTTATACTTATGGTCCTTTATTAGGATTATATGCCTTCGGATTATTTACAAAACTGAATATAAAAGATAAATTAGTTCCTATAATTTGTATTGTATCTCCTATTTTCACATTTTTAATAAGCTATTTTAGTAAGACATTATTCAATTTTGATTTTGGATTTTTCGTGTTAGTTTTAAATGGATTACTTACTTTCTTCGGATTATTAATGATAAAAACATCAAAAAAGAATCAAAATGCCTAA
- a CDS encoding mechanosensitive ion channel family protein, whose protein sequence is MKELNKILNYTLQFNKEIGISIKAILMLLIILMLASFLLKYFEKFVKKRLQNEDENKFNTVFSFASWLLYIIIFLTTLNSLGVNVTAIFAASAALLIGVGLALQTFFQDIISGIFIIVDQSVHVGDIIELDGKVGRVEEIKLRTTRAVTIDNKVLVIPNHKYLTNSLYNWTQNGTTTRESVLVGVAYGSDVQLVKELLLKAANEHPKVYQHPAPLVIFENFGDSALEFKLIFTLNDSFQAQIPKSDLRFTIDELFRTHQISIPFPQRDIHIINK, encoded by the coding sequence ATGAAAGAACTTAATAAAATATTGAATTATACGCTTCAATTTAACAAAGAAATAGGAATTAGTATTAAAGCTATTTTAATGCTATTAATTATTTTAATGCTAGCTTCCTTCTTATTAAAATACTTTGAGAAATTTGTTAAAAAAAGACTTCAAAATGAAGATGAAAATAAATTCAATACCGTTTTCTCTTTTGCTAGTTGGTTGTTATATATTATTATCTTTTTAACTACTTTAAATTCATTAGGAGTAAACGTAACCGCTATTTTTGCAGCTTCGGCAGCATTATTAATTGGTGTTGGTTTGGCGTTGCAAACTTTTTTTCAAGATATAATCTCAGGTATTTTTATTATTGTAGATCAAAGTGTGCATGTTGGTGATATTATTGAATTAGACGGAAAAGTAGGTAGAGTTGAAGAAATAAAATTAAGAACAACTCGTGCAGTAACTATTGACAATAAAGTATTGGTGATTCCTAACCATAAATATTTAACAAATAGTTTATACAATTGGACACAAAACGGTACTACAACTCGTGAATCTGTTTTAGTAGGGGTTGCCTACGGAAGCGATGTTCAGTTGGTAAAAGAATTATTATTAAAAGCAGCAAACGAACATCCGAAGGTATATCAACATCCTGCTCCTTTAGTGATTTTTGAAAACTTTGGTGATAGTGCTTTAGAGTTTAAGTTGATATTCACTTTAAATGATAGCTTTCAGGCACAAATTCCTAAAAGTGATTTGAGGTTTACAATTGATGAGTTATTTAGAACTCATCAAATATCAATTCCTTTTCCACAAAGAGATATACATATTATAAATAAATAA
- a CDS encoding NAD(P)H-dependent oxidoreductase encodes MNTVENLKWRYAVKKFDENKSLSETQITILKEAFNLTASSYGLQPVKMVVLQNKEIQQQLVQHSWNQPQVAQASHVLVLCIPKEYDIKNIDTYFSLVKETRNTPDEILAPFKKMLTDSVTSKTQEELAVWNKNQAYIALGNLMTVAANEKIDSCPMEGFIPQKYDEILGLDKHNLTSVLVLPVGFRAEDDYMKDLKKVRKNIEDIIIEM; translated from the coding sequence ATGAATACTGTAGAAAATTTAAAATGGCGTTATGCTGTTAAAAAATTCGATGAAAATAAATCACTTTCTGAAACACAAATAACTATTTTAAAAGAAGCCTTTAATTTAACAGCTTCTTCTTACGGGTTACAACCTGTTAAAATGGTGGTTCTTCAAAATAAAGAAATTCAGCAACAATTAGTTCAACATTCTTGGAATCAACCACAAGTTGCACAAGCATCTCATGTATTAGTTTTATGCATTCCTAAAGAATATGATATCAAAAATATTGATACTTATTTTTCATTAGTAAAAGAAACAAGAAATACGCCTGATGAAATTTTAGCGCCGTTTAAAAAAATGCTTACAGATTCTGTAACTAGTAAAACTCAAGAAGAATTAGCTGTTTGGAATAAAAACCAAGCTTATATTGCTTTAGGAAATTTAATGACTGTTGCGGCAAATGAAAAAATAGATTCTTGCCCAATGGAAGGTTTTATTCCTCAAAAATATGATGAAATTTTAGGTTTAGACAAACATAATTTAACATCGGTATTAGTATTACCTGTTGGTTTTAGAGCTGAAGATGATTATATGAAAGACCTAAAAAAGGTTCGTAAAAATATAGAAGATATCATTATTGAAATGTAA
- a CDS encoding sigma-54-dependent transcriptional regulator, which translates to MSKILIIEDEAAIRRVLKKIISEENDTYQVEEAEDGLVGIEMIKNKDYDLVLCDIKMPKMDGVEVLEKAKKIKPETPMVMISGHGDLDTAVNTMRLGAFDYISKPPDLNRLLNTVRNALDKKELIVENKRLKKKVSKGYQMIGESDAITHIKEIIEKVAATDARVLITGPNGTGKELVAHWLHEKSDRVKAAMIEVNCAAIPSELIESELFGHVKGSFTGANKDRAGKFEAANGGTIFLDEIGDMSLSAQAKVLRALQENKIQRVGSDKDIKVNVRIVAATNKDLKKEISEGRFREDLYHRLAVILIKVPSLNDRRTDIPLLVDFFTSKISEEQGTPKKAFSKEAIKLLQEYDWTGNIRELRNVVERLIILGEKEVSEKDVILFASK; encoded by the coding sequence ATGAGCAAAATATTAATAATAGAAGATGAAGCGGCAATCCGTAGAGTTTTAAAAAAAATTATTTCAGAAGAAAATGATACTTATCAAGTTGAAGAGGCTGAAGATGGATTAGTAGGAATTGAAATGATTAAAAATAAAGATTATGATTTAGTTTTGTGTGATATTAAAATGCCAAAAATGGATGGTGTTGAAGTATTAGAAAAAGCTAAAAAAATAAAACCTGAAACACCAATGGTAATGATTTCTGGTCACGGAGATTTAGATACCGCAGTAAATACAATGCGTTTAGGTGCTTTTGATTATATATCTAAGCCACCAGATTTAAACAGATTGTTGAATACTGTTCGTAATGCTTTGGATAAAAAAGAGTTAATTGTAGAAAACAAGCGCTTAAAGAAGAAAGTAAGCAAAGGTTATCAAATGATTGGTGAGAGTGATGCGATTACTCATATTAAAGAAATTATAGAAAAAGTAGCAGCTACGGATGCACGTGTTTTAATTACTGGACCTAACGGAACAGGAAAAGAATTAGTCGCACATTGGTTACACGAAAAATCAGATAGAGTAAAAGCAGCAATGATTGAAGTAAATTGTGCTGCTATTCCATCAGAATTAATAGAAAGTGAATTATTTGGTCATGTAAAAGGTTCTTTTACTGGAGCAAATAAAGATAGAGCAGGAAAGTTTGAAGCCGCAAACGGTGGAACTATTTTTTTAGATGAAATAGGTGACATGAGTTTATCGGCACAAGCTAAAGTATTAAGAGCTTTACAAGAAAATAAAATACAACGTGTTGGTTCGGATAAAGATATAAAAGTAAATGTGCGTATTGTTGCTGCAACAAATAAAGACTTGAAAAAAGAGATTTCAGAAGGTCGTTTTCGTGAGGATTTATATCATCGTTTAGCAGTGATTTTAATTAAAGTTCCTTCATTAAATGATAGAAGAACTGATATTCCTTTATTGGTAGATTTTTTTACTTCAAAAATTTCTGAAGAACAAGGAACTCCTAAAAAAGCATTTTCTAAAGAAGCTATTAAATTACTTCAAGAATATGATTGGACAGGTAACATTCGTGAATTACGAAATGTAGTAGAACGTTTAATTATTTTAGGAGAAAAAGAGGTTTCTGAAAAAGATGTAATATTATTTGCTAGTAAATAG
- a CDS encoding DUF2851 family protein encodes MKEEFLHFLWKYKLFSTTNLKSIANETIKIIKSGLHNQNTGPDFLTAHLNINNQLWIGNVEIHINSSDWYLHKHEEDKNYEAIILHVVWQHDTVIFMKNNQPLPTLQLKDFIDVTLLENYQKLFSKKSSWILCENQINSVDTILINNWLEKLYLQRLERKSVFIKELLSNSNNNYETVLFQLLAKNFGLKINGDSFLRLSQSFDFSVLRKTRFNELQLSALLFGQAGFFEEEIENEYFIQLKNEYDFISHKHNLTPISNNLFQFFRMRPTNFPTIRIAQLVALFHKHQNLFSQLIETKKIADFYKLFSVEVNYFWKTHYTFETESKKSSKKITKSFIDLLLINTIIPLKYVYEKNRGEVNEADFFELIQQLKSEKNTIISKFLDLKIKSENALKSQALLELKNNYCTEKCCLQCDIGKNLLHK; translated from the coding sequence ATGAAAGAAGAATTTTTACATTTTTTGTGGAAATATAAATTGTTTAGCACAACTAATTTAAAATCGATAGCTAATGAAACTATCAAAATAATTAAATCAGGATTACATAACCAAAATACAGGTCCTGATTTTTTAACAGCTCATCTAAATATAAACAATCAATTATGGATTGGAAATGTTGAAATTCATATAAATTCATCCGATTGGTATTTACATAAACATGAAGAAGATAAAAATTATGAAGCCATTATTTTACACGTAGTTTGGCAACATGATACTGTTATTTTTATGAAGAATAATCAGCCTTTACCAACGCTTCAATTAAAAGATTTTATTGATGTAACTCTTTTAGAAAACTATCAAAAATTATTTTCTAAAAAATCGAGTTGGATTTTATGTGAAAATCAAATTAATTCTGTTGATACTATTTTGATTAATAATTGGCTAGAAAAATTATATTTACAGCGTTTAGAACGTAAATCAGTTTTTATTAAAGAATTATTATCAAATTCAAATAATAATTATGAAACTGTATTATTTCAATTATTAGCTAAAAACTTCGGATTAAAAATAAATGGAGATTCTTTTTTAAGATTATCACAATCATTTGATTTTTCTGTATTACGAAAAACTAGATTTAACGAATTACAATTATCAGCATTATTATTTGGTCAGGCTGGTTTTTTTGAAGAAGAAATAGAAAATGAGTATTTTATTCAATTAAAAAATGAGTATGATTTTATTAGTCACAAACATAATTTAACACCTATTTCTAATAATTTATTTCAATTTTTTAGAATGCGACCTACAAATTTTCCAACGATTCGAATCGCTCAATTAGTTGCTTTATTTCATAAACATCAAAATTTATTTTCTCAACTTATAGAAACCAAAAAAATAGCAGATTTTTACAAGTTGTTTTCGGTTGAAGTAAATTATTTTTGGAAAACACATTACACTTTTGAAACTGAATCTAAAAAATCATCAAAAAAAATAACAAAATCATTTATTGATTTATTACTGATAAATACAATTATTCCTTTAAAATATGTTTATGAAAAAAATAGAGGAGAGGTAAATGAAGCAGATTTTTTTGAATTGATACAACAACTTAAATCAGAAAAAAATACGATTATTTCAAAATTTTTAGATTTGAAAATAAAATCAGAAAATGCTCTTAAAAGTCAAGCTTTATTAGAACTTAAAAATAATTATTGTACTGAAAAATGTTGTTTACAATGCGATATAGGTAAGAATTTATTACATAAATAA
- a CDS encoding AIM24 family protein — MKFKISDYPSSYLGIEFEKDEKLITEKGNLIYCDGEYTVNNKIEARNYKNWIAKIFGGKSLTYNIYTAKENLKLALSTKDNAEIFSIDILEDNPILIEPNLHFARTIGVEFTLEKKDWKTTLNDGLKLKTVGSGTLFLKGYGKIIEQKINSEKPIFIDENALIAFEDTLKIKTISRNLKEFITTGEGLLFAIKGNGKVWIQTRKKGEHTSSGGILDGIFNFMK, encoded by the coding sequence ATGAAATTTAAAATATCTGATTACCCAAGTTCTTATTTAGGAATTGAATTTGAAAAAGATGAAAAACTAATCACAGAAAAAGGGAATTTAATTTACTGCGATGGAGAGTATACTGTTAACAATAAAATTGAAGCTAGAAATTACAAAAACTGGATAGCTAAAATATTCGGCGGAAAAAGTTTAACATATAATATTTATACAGCAAAAGAAAACCTAAAATTAGCACTATCAACAAAAGATAACGCCGAAATTTTCAGTATTGATATTTTAGAAGATAATCCTATTTTAATTGAACCTAATTTACATTTTGCAAGAACTATAGGTGTAGAATTTACTCTTGAAAAAAAAGATTGGAAAACTACATTAAATGATGGTTTAAAGTTAAAAACTGTAGGAAGTGGAACATTATTTCTAAAAGGTTATGGAAAAATTATTGAACAAAAAATTAATTCTGAAAAACCTATTTTTATTGATGAAAATGCCTTAATTGCTTTTGAAGACACGTTAAAAATTAAAACTATTTCAAGAAATCTTAAAGAATTTATAACAACTGGTGAAGGGTTATTATTTGCAATAAAAGGAAATGGTAAAGTTTGGATTCAAACAAGAAAAAAAGGAGAACACACAAGTAGTGGCGGAATACTAGATGGAATATTTAATTTTATGAAATAG
- a CDS encoding thioredoxin family protein, translating to MVQELSQDNLADLVAGNKKVAVQFSATWCGNCRIMKPKFKKLASENEEMVFLIVDAEKFPESRQLADVSNLPTFATFVDGKFVNQVQTNKFDSLKELINEVV from the coding sequence ATGGTACAAGAATTAAGTCAAGATAATTTAGCAGATTTAGTAGCAGGTAACAAAAAAGTAGCTGTACAATTTTCAGCAACTTGGTGTGGTAACTGTCGTATTATGAAACCAAAATTTAAGAAGTTAGCTTCTGAAAATGAAGAAATGGTTTTTTTAATTGTTGATGCAGAGAAATTTCCAGAAAGTAGACAATTAGCAGACGTTAGTAACTTACCTACTTTTGCTACTTTTGTAGATGGTAAATTTGTAAATCAAGTACAAACAAATAAATTCGATTCTTTAAAAGAATTAATTAACGAGGTTGTATAA
- a CDS encoding nicotinate phosphoribosyltransferase: MNGLLLTDGYKTGHHQQYPKGTEEVYSNWTPRSNKYAPKGCEKVVSFGQQYVITWLHDYFETNFFSKPKDAICQEIKEELSLYLGTDYDVSHYEKLHDLQYLPIKVKSIKEGVEIPVRVPMLTVVNTVKEFYWVTNFLETILSTMLWQPMTSASIALRYKRIFKKWATLTDKENTGFIDFQGHDFSMRGMGGLQSAVLSGMGHASVFLGSDTLPVISSLRKYYKATGFVIGSVNATEHSVMCAGTKDDEIGTFRELMKTYPTGILSVVSDTWDLWKVLTMYLPILKSEILSREGKLVIRPDSGDPVAIICGENTALNGSTPQEKGVVELLWDVFGGTINEQGFKVLDTHIGAIYGDSITTERAEEICEKLHDKGFASTNVVLGIGSFTYQYNTRDTFGFAMKATSVVVNGERREIFKDPITDDGIKKSAKGLVKVVIENDEYRLIDQVSEAEEKEGELKEIYKDGKFYNTTTLNEIRERINKNINSSVLV; encoded by the coding sequence ATGAACGGATTATTATTAACAGACGGTTACAAAACAGGACATCACCAACAATATCCAAAAGGAACAGAAGAAGTATATTCTAATTGGACACCAAGAAGTAATAAATATGCGCCAAAAGGATGTGAAAAAGTAGTTTCGTTTGGACAACAATATGTAATTACTTGGTTACACGATTATTTTGAAACAAACTTTTTTAGTAAGCCAAAAGATGCAATTTGTCAAGAAATAAAAGAAGAGCTTTCTTTATATTTAGGAACAGATTATGATGTTTCTCATTATGAAAAATTGCATGATTTACAGTATTTACCAATCAAAGTAAAATCAATAAAAGAAGGCGTAGAAATACCTGTAAGAGTACCAATGTTAACAGTTGTAAATACGGTAAAAGAATTTTATTGGGTAACTAATTTTTTAGAAACCATTCTTTCAACAATGTTATGGCAACCTATGACTTCTGCTTCAATTGCATTACGATATAAAAGGATTTTTAAAAAATGGGCAACTTTAACAGATAAAGAAAATACTGGATTTATCGATTTTCAAGGACACGATTTTTCAATGAGAGGAATGGGAGGTTTACAAAGTGCCGTGTTATCAGGAATGGGACACGCAAGTGTTTTTTTAGGTTCGGATACTTTGCCAGTAATTAGTAGTTTGAGAAAATATTATAAAGCAACAGGTTTTGTTATCGGTTCGGTAAATGCAACGGAACATTCGGTGATGTGTGCAGGAACAAAAGATGATGAAATCGGGACTTTTAGAGAATTAATGAAAACATATCCTACAGGAATTTTATCCGTAGTAAGTGATACTTGGGATTTATGGAAAGTACTAACAATGTATTTACCAATTTTAAAATCGGAAATTTTAAGTAGAGAAGGAAAATTAGTAATTCGACCAGATAGCGGAGATCCTGTTGCTATTATTTGTGGTGAAAATACCGCATTAAACGGAAGTACTCCACAAGAAAAAGGTGTGGTAGAATTATTATGGGATGTTTTTGGTGGAACAATAAATGAACAAGGTTTTAAAGTATTAGATACTCATATTGGCGCTATTTATGGCGATAGTATAACTACTGAAAGAGCTGAAGAAATCTGTGAGAAATTACACGATAAAGGTTTTGCAAGTACCAATGTTGTTTTAGGAATCGGTTCATTTACGTATCAATATAACACCCGTGATACTTTTGGTTTTGCAATGAAAGCAACTTCGGTTGTTGTTAATGGCGAAAGAAGAGAAATATTTAAAGACCCAATTACTGATGATGGAATTAAAAAATCAGCAAAAGGTTTAGTTAAAGTTGTTATAGAAAATGACGAATATCGTTTAATTGATCAAGTTTCAGAAGCTGAAGAAAAAGAAGGTGAGTTAAAAGAAATTTATAAAGATGGAAAATTTTATAATACTACAACCTTAAATGAAATTAGAGAACGCATCAATAAAAATATAAATAGCAGTGTTTTAGTTTAA
- a CDS encoding DUF6952 family protein: MKLPVIKHLTSFIEENDQDYVLETIETLEALTEVPSLKDEELDVIGELISNMYGAIEVDKMIKEGTPKKEALNNFMKRVLGSIDK; encoded by the coding sequence ATGAAATTACCAGTTATAAAACACTTAACTTCTTTTATTGAAGAAAACGATCAGGATTATGTACTTGAAACGATTGAAACATTAGAAGCCTTAACGGAAGTTCCATCTTTAAAAGATGAAGAATTAGATGTTATTGGTGAGTTAATATCAAATATGTACGGAGCTATTGAAGTTGATAAAATGATAAAAGAAGGTACACCTAAAAAAGAAGCGTTAAATAATTTTATGAAACGTGTTTTAGGTTCTATTGATAAATAG
- a CDS encoding peroxiredoxin, translated as MATTVGKKFPGLSVDAMNEMGDTFKVNVLEEAVKNKKKVLLFWYPKDFTFVCPTELHAFQAALGEFEKRNTIVIGASCDTPEVHFAWLNQSKDNGGIEGVTYPLLADSNRNLSSILGILDITDEVFDEATQTVQVVGDNVTYRATYLIDEEGTVFHEGVNHVPVGRNVNEFLRLIDAYSHVQTNGEVCPANWEEGKDAMKPNAKGTAEYLASH; from the coding sequence ATGGCAACAACAGTAGGTAAAAAATTTCCAGGTTTAAGCGTAGACGCAATGAACGAAATGGGAGATACTTTTAAAGTAAATGTTTTAGAAGAAGCTGTAAAAAACAAGAAAAAAGTATTATTATTTTGGTACCCAAAAGATTTTACTTTTGTATGTCCTACAGAATTACATGCTTTTCAAGCAGCTTTAGGTGAGTTTGAAAAAAGAAACACTATTGTAATTGGTGCTTCTTGTGATACTCCTGAAGTTCACTTTGCTTGGTTAAACCAATCTAAAGATAACGGAGGAATTGAAGGTGTAACTTATCCTTTATTAGCAGATAGCAACCGTAACTTATCATCAATTTTAGGTATTTTAGATATTACTGATGAGGTTTTTGATGAAGCAACTCAAACTGTGCAAGTAGTTGGAGATAATGTAACATACAGAGCTACTTATTTAATTGATGAAGAAGGAACTGTATTTCATGAAGGTGTTAACCACGTACCAGTTGGTCGTAACGTAAACGAATTTTTACGTTTAATTGATGCATATTCTCATGTTCAAACAAACGGAGAAGTATGTCCTGCAAACTGGGAAGAAGGTAAAGACGCTATGAAACCAAATGCAAAAGGAACTGCTGAATATTTAGCATCTCACTAA
- a CDS encoding NUDIX hydrolase has translation MTQQEIMLSVDAVVFGYEAGNISILLIKRKYKPFKGKWAIPGGFVLENESLEDAVERELLEETGVKINYLEQLYTFGQPERDPRKRVVTVAYFGLVKPNYFKLKASTDAEEAQWFFIDELPELSFDHQDILDKAINRLQAKITYEPIGFELLESKFPFSDLEKLYSTLLGRAVDRRNFRKKIMHLNVLDELDEKTSKGSGRPAKLFQFNEKRFFQLKKEGIIFDI, from the coding sequence ATGACACAACAAGAAATAATGCTTTCCGTAGATGCCGTAGTTTTTGGATACGAAGCGGGAAATATTTCCATATTATTGATAAAAAGAAAGTACAAACCTTTTAAAGGGAAATGGGCAATTCCAGGTGGTTTTGTGCTAGAAAATGAATCATTAGAAGATGCTGTTGAAAGAGAATTATTAGAAGAAACAGGTGTTAAAATTAATTATTTAGAGCAGTTATATACTTTTGGTCAGCCAGAAAGAGACCCTAGAAAAAGAGTTGTAACAGTTGCTTATTTCGGACTTGTAAAACCAAATTATTTTAAACTGAAAGCCAGTACTGATGCAGAGGAAGCACAATGGTTTTTTATTGATGAATTGCCTGAATTATCTTTTGATCATCAAGATATTTTAGATAAAGCAATAAATCGTTTACAAGCAAAAATAACCTATGAACCTATTGGTTTTGAATTATTAGAAAGTAAATTTCCTTTTTCAGATTTAGAAAAACTTTATTCAACACTTTTAGGAAGAGCTGTTGATAGACGTAATTTTCGAAAAAAAATAATGCATTTAAATGTTTTAGATGAATTAGATGAAAAAACATCAAAAGGTTCAGGAAGACCAGCAAAACTGTTCCAGTTTAATGAAAAACGATTTTTTCAATTAAAAAAAGAAGGAATTATTTTCGATATTTAA
- a CDS encoding YciI family protein, translated as MFLINLTYKTELNKIDQFLNEHIQFLNEQYKLGNFLLSGGKNPRTGGIILCQITNKSVLQEIIEKDPFKIHDLANYELTVFTPTKTCNELKFLLK; from the coding sequence ATGTTCCTTATAAACCTGACTTACAAAACAGAATTAAATAAAATTGACCAATTTTTAAACGAGCATATTCAATTTCTAAATGAACAATATAAATTAGGAAACTTCCTTCTTTCAGGAGGAAAAAATCCCAGAACTGGTGGTATAATACTATGTCAAATTACTAATAAATCGGTATTACAAGAAATCATTGAAAAAGACCCTTTTAAAATACATGATTTAGCTAATTATGAATTGACGGTATTTACTCCTACTAAAACCTGTAATGAACTAAAATTTTTATTAAAATAA